In Micromonospora sp. LH3U1, one genomic interval encodes:
- a CDS encoding response regulator transcription factor: protein MKERRVLVVEDERTIAESIAARLRAEGFTVEIAADGPSAVAQFHAGQPDLVVLDVMLPGFDGLEVCRRIQADRPVPVLMLTARDDETDLLVGLAVGADDYLTKPFSMRELAARVHVLLRRMERAAATPAPPAIRLGDIEINEAERRVRRGGVDVHLTPTEFDLLVHLAGRPRTVLPRERLLADVWGWGDGSGTRTVDSHVKALRRKLGADLIRTVHGVGYALEVPA, encoded by the coding sequence ATGAAAGAACGCCGGGTACTGGTGGTCGAGGACGAACGGACCATCGCCGAGTCCATCGCCGCCCGATTACGGGCCGAGGGTTTCACGGTGGAGATCGCGGCGGACGGGCCCAGCGCGGTCGCGCAGTTCCACGCCGGGCAGCCGGATCTCGTCGTCCTCGACGTGATGCTGCCCGGCTTCGACGGCCTGGAGGTGTGCCGCCGGATCCAGGCCGACCGGCCGGTGCCGGTGCTGATGCTCACCGCCCGGGACGACGAGACCGACCTGCTGGTGGGGCTGGCGGTCGGCGCGGACGACTACCTCACGAAGCCGTTCTCGATGCGGGAACTGGCCGCCCGGGTGCACGTCCTGTTGCGTCGGATGGAGCGGGCCGCCGCCACTCCCGCGCCGCCCGCCATCCGCCTCGGCGACATCGAGATCAACGAGGCCGAGCGACGGGTCCGCCGGGGCGGCGTGGACGTACACCTCACCCCGACCGAGTTCGACCTGCTGGTCCACCTCGCGGGGCGACCCCGCACGGTGCTTCCCCGGGAACGGTTGCTCGCCGATGTCTGGGGATGGGGCGACGGGAGCGGCACCCGCACGGTGGACAGCCACGTGAAGGCGTTACGGCGCAAGCTCGGCGCCGACCTGATCCGGACAGTCCACGGCGTCGGGTACGCCCTGGAGGTGCCCGCGTGA
- a CDS encoding DUF5701 family protein — protein MTVTPFDAETEFDRQLDRLVQVGYPALAGLPESTFRDLVTPLRTRAVEGTAGLPAPTDARVPFLLVITRDLVGVLERLALTTLAGKRKPGILDRNYAEDDLPRFDPIKELEVPAGPAYLLFDVDRGEEFRNLAPASAMEGITAQGRLPLTIDEGLAFITLHPAALASNRCFSLVGSRCGDKRVPALWISQGAPKLGWCWYGNPHTWLGSASARPERIGLD, from the coding sequence GTGACCGTGACCCCGTTCGACGCCGAAACCGAGTTCGACCGTCAACTCGACCGACTGGTGCAGGTCGGCTACCCCGCCCTCGCCGGGCTGCCCGAGAGCACGTTCCGCGACCTGGTCACGCCGCTGCGGACCAGGGCGGTCGAGGGCACCGCCGGGCTGCCCGCCCCCACCGACGCCCGGGTGCCGTTCCTGCTGGTCATCACCCGCGACCTGGTCGGAGTGCTGGAACGGCTGGCACTCACCACCTTGGCCGGCAAGCGCAAGCCCGGCATCCTGGACCGGAACTACGCCGAGGACGACCTGCCCCGCTTCGACCCGATCAAGGAGTTGGAGGTCCCGGCCGGGCCGGCGTACCTGCTCTTCGACGTCGACCGGGGCGAGGAGTTCCGCAACCTGGCACCGGCCTCGGCCATGGAGGGAATCACCGCTCAGGGTCGGCTGCCGCTCACCATCGACGAGGGTCTCGCCTTCATCACGCTGCACCCGGCCGCGCTCGCGAGCAACCGGTGCTTCTCGCTCGTCGGCTCCCGGTGCGGCGACAAGCGGGTGCCGGCGCTCTGGATCAGTCAGGGCGCACCGAAGCTGGGCTGGTGCTGGTACGGCAACCCGCACACCTGGCTCGGCTCCGCCTCGGCCCGACCAGAGCGCATCGGCCTGGACTGA
- a CDS encoding LytR/AlgR family response regulator transcription factor: protein MNAAGFLRVLAVDDEPPALDELAYHLRADPRVARLHTAGDATEALRLLRDGDVDVVFLDIRMPGLDGMELARVLRRFARPPAIVFVTAYDDGAVDAFDLGATDYVRKPVRADRLAESLRRVIGSRVVPSHPAALARAEEDPTIPIELAGTTRMLPRSAVRWVEAQGDYARLHTAEGSHLVRVSLATLAERWADAGFVRVHRSYLVQLKLIAELRLVNSGYVVVIDSTELPVSRRHTRELKDKLVRAAKQDWNR from the coding sequence GTGAACGCAGCCGGTTTTCTTCGGGTGCTGGCGGTGGACGACGAGCCGCCCGCGCTCGACGAGTTGGCGTACCACCTGCGGGCTGACCCCCGGGTGGCCCGGCTGCACACGGCCGGGGACGCGACCGAGGCGTTGCGGCTACTCCGTGACGGTGACGTGGACGTGGTCTTCCTGGACATCCGGATGCCCGGCCTGGACGGGATGGAGCTGGCCCGGGTGCTGCGCCGGTTCGCCCGGCCGCCGGCGATCGTCTTCGTCACCGCGTACGACGACGGCGCGGTGGATGCGTTCGACCTGGGCGCCACCGACTACGTGCGCAAGCCGGTCCGCGCCGACCGGCTGGCCGAGTCGTTGCGCCGGGTGATCGGCTCGCGGGTGGTGCCGTCGCACCCGGCGGCACTGGCCCGCGCGGAGGAGGACCCCACCATCCCCATCGAGTTGGCCGGCACCACCCGGATGCTGCCCCGCTCGGCGGTGCGGTGGGTGGAGGCGCAGGGTGACTACGCCCGGTTGCACACCGCGGAGGGGTCGCACCTGGTGCGGGTCTCGCTGGCCACGCTGGCGGAGCGCTGGGCCGATGCTGGTTTTGTTCGGGTGCATCGGTCGTACCTGGTGCAGTTGAAGTTGATCGCGGAGCTGCGGCTGGTCAACTCCGGCTATGTGGTGGTGATCGACTCCACCGAGTTGCCGGTGAGCCGGCGACACACCCGGGAGCTCAAGGACAAGCTGGTCAGGGCTGCGAAGCAGGATTGGAATCGCTGA
- a CDS encoding sensor histidine kinase: MGANLSAVVGVVSLVTALTAALLAVLRLRARRGIATATQRATYEVLHTAGLAAEPLRAGLSEAGAAKAVRHLRALVGAAGLALTDADRVLALDGRGTHHGEQLLAAARRTVDTGRSSVLGEQELHCDRVDCPVRGAVVAPLQGADGRVVGALVAIADGPPAPGLVQATLETAHWAGNQLALAELDSSRERLARAEIRALRAQISPHFIYNALTAIGSFVRTDPERARELILEFAEFTRYSFRAHGEFTTLAEELRSIDRYLTIERARFGDRLQVRLQIAPEVLPVTLPFLCLQPLVENAVRHGLSRKPGTGMVSIEARDAGAECHITVEDDGVGMDPTTLTAGIAELARGTGDPGDDTGQHVGLSNVDERLRSVFGDRFGLVVETGLGSGTKVSMRVPKFHPGVRAGS; encoded by the coding sequence GTGGGCGCCAACCTCTCCGCCGTGGTCGGCGTCGTATCACTCGTCACCGCGCTGACCGCAGCCCTGCTGGCGGTGTTGCGGTTGCGTGCCCGCCGTGGCATCGCCACCGCCACCCAACGGGCCACCTACGAGGTGCTGCACACCGCCGGCCTGGCTGCCGAGCCGCTGCGGGCTGGGCTGAGTGAGGCGGGCGCGGCGAAGGCCGTACGCCATCTGCGGGCCCTGGTGGGTGCGGCCGGGCTGGCGCTCACCGACGCCGACCGGGTGCTGGCCCTCGACGGGCGCGGCACGCACCACGGCGAGCAACTGCTCGCGGCGGCCCGACGGACGGTGGACACCGGGCGTTCGTCGGTGCTCGGTGAGCAGGAGCTGCACTGCGACCGGGTCGACTGCCCGGTCCGAGGGGCCGTGGTCGCGCCGTTGCAGGGGGCGGACGGCCGGGTCGTCGGCGCGCTGGTGGCGATCGCCGACGGCCCACCGGCACCGGGGTTGGTGCAGGCCACCCTGGAGACCGCGCACTGGGCCGGCAACCAGCTCGCCCTGGCCGAGCTTGACTCGTCGCGGGAGCGGTTGGCCCGTGCCGAGATCCGCGCGTTGCGGGCGCAGATCAGCCCGCACTTCATCTACAACGCGCTGACCGCCATCGGCTCGTTCGTGCGCACCGACCCGGAGCGGGCCCGAGAGCTGATCCTGGAGTTCGCGGAGTTCACCCGGTACTCGTTCCGGGCGCACGGGGAGTTCACCACCCTCGCCGAGGAGCTGCGGTCGATCGATCGCTACCTGACCATCGAGCGGGCGCGGTTCGGCGACCGGTTGCAGGTGCGCTTACAGATCGCACCGGAGGTGCTGCCGGTGACACTGCCGTTCCTCTGCCTGCAGCCATTGGTGGAGAACGCGGTCCGCCACGGGTTGTCCCGCAAGCCGGGCACAGGCATGGTGAGCATCGAGGCCCGGGACGCGGGCGCCGAATGCCACATCACGGTGGAGGACGACGGAGTGGGAATGGATCCGACCACGCTGACCGCCGGCATCGCCGAGCTGGCCCGCGGCACCGGCGACCCGGGCGACGACACGGGTCAGCACGTCGGCCTCTCCAACGTCGACGAGCGGCTGCGGTCGGTCTTCGGGGACCGGTTCGGCCTGGTCGTGGAGACCGGGCTGGGATCGGGCACCAAGGTGAGCATGCGGGTGCCGAAGTTCCACCCGGGCGTACGGGCAGGATCGTGA